In a single window of the Rhodamnia argentea isolate NSW1041297 chromosome 2, ASM2092103v1, whole genome shotgun sequence genome:
- the LOC115751472 gene encoding uncharacterized protein LOC115751472 isoform X2, whose translation MDKEHSSQDANSPQAEKVRENATGAPSNNDQDKRLEDEAVMHKEDTNREENSSSETEKVEQGGVDNVDKTVQDEPSESIEAPNDVKASAKQDDQDEPSKNVEALNDVKTSAKPENDSGKDLSDKLNGQIDAESKAQAEKSDNTHKQYDAGDEKSDDGNLEHRAKEEVSQSMKETDNISEEKEAEPVFDGTEVPGMESIRSTSLRSLDLDPETQGSNWPEKAAAIKNFVMDKSADAVSTVLRRLSGKKGDDEEVATQENKEDGESCQEVKAEEASQKASEKSTWNPLSYFKFTRDADEENKAEQQEVVNDLLQPIVAKGRIILYTRLGCQECKEARLFLYRKRLRYVEINVDVYPSRKLELEKISGSSAVPKVLFNEILIGGLSEMKNLDETGKLKDKIDYLIAEAPSPEAPLPPLSGEDDASNSGAIDELAIVVRKMKESVPVKDRFSKMRRFTSCFLGSEAVNFISEDQYLEREEAIQFGRKLASKLFFYHVLDENEFEDGNHLYRFLDHDPIVSTQCYNIPRGIIDVKPKPIIEIASRLRFLSYAIFDAYTSEDGKHVDYRSIHGSEEFARYLRTVEELQRVELQGMPREEKLAFFINLYNMMAIHAILVWGHPAGALERKKLFGDFKYVVGGCTYSLSAIQNGILRGNQRPPYNLMKPFGAKDKRSKVALPYPEPLIHFALVCGTRSGPALQCYSPGNIDKELTEAACLFLRSGGFYYDPNTKVASVSKILKWFRVDFGKNEVEVLKHASNYLASQDSEALLEMLSSNQLKVTYQPYDWGANC comes from the exons ATGGACAAGGAACATTCTAGTCAAGATGCTAACTCTCCACAAGCTGAGAAGGTAAGGGAAAATGCAACTGGTGCTCCCAGTAATAATGATCAAGATAAAAGATTAGAGGACGAAGCAGTCATGCACAAGGAAGACACTAATAGGGAAGAAAATAGCTCCTCAGAAACTGAGAAGGTAGAGCAAG GTGGAGTTGATAATGTTGACAAGACGGTTCAAGATGAACCATCTGAAAGCATAGAAGCTCCGAATGATGTCAAGGCCAGTGCAAAGCAAGATGATCAAGATGAACCATCAAAAAACGTAGAAGCTCTGAATGATGTCAAGACCAGTGCCAAGCCAGAAAATGACAGTGGAAAAGACTTGTCTGACAAGTTGAATGGGCAAATAGATGCAGAATCTAAAGCTCAAGCGGAAAAATCAGATAATACCCATAAACAATATGATGCTGGTGATGAAAAAAGTGACGATGGGAACTTGGAGCACAGGGCTAAGGAAGAAGTAAGCCAATCTATGAAGGAAACTGACAATATCAGCGAGGAAAAGGAAGCTGAGCCCGTTTTTGATGGAACGGAAGTTCCAGGAATGGAAAGTATTAGGTCTACATCTCTCCGCTCTTTGGATCTTGATCCAGAAACTCAGGGAAGCAATTGGCCTGAGAAGGCAGCTGCCATTAAGAACTTTGTCATGGACAAGAGTGCAGATGCAGTCTCCACCGTCTTGCGTCGCCTTTCTGGAAAAAAAGGTGATGATGAGGAAGTCGCTACTCAGGAAAATAAAGAGGATGGAGAGTCCTGCCAAGAAGTTAAAGCTGAAGAAGCTTCTCAAAAAGCATCAGAAAAATCCACATGGAACCCTCTTAGCTATTTCAAGTTTACTAGAGATGCTGATGAAGAAAACAAAGCTGAGCAGCAGGAGGTTGTAAATGACTTGCTGCAACCTATCGTAGCAAAAGGAAGAATCATTCTTTATACAAGACTAGGTTGCCAGGAATGCAAAGAGGCTAGGCTGTTCTTGTACAGAAAGCGGCTTAGGTATGTTGAAATTAATGTCGACGTTTATCCAAGTAGAAAGCTGGAGCTGGAAAAGATTAGTGGTTCTTCAGCTGTTCCAAAGGTCTTATTCAATGAGATACTTATTGGAGGTTTGAGTGAGATGAAAAACTTGGATGAGACTGGCAAGCTCAAGGACAAGATAGATTATCTAATTGCTGAGGCACCATCGCCTGAAGCTCCTTTACCGCCTCTTTCTGGCGAAGACGACGCGTCTAATAGTGGGGCTATTGATGAGCTGGCCATTGTTGTTCGGAAGATGAAAGAATCAGTTCCTGTCAAGGATCGATTCAGTAAAATGCGCAGGTTCACTAGCTGTTTTCTTGGTTCAGAAGCTGTAAATTTCATATCAGAGGACCAATACCTGGAAAGGGAAGAG GCTATTCAATTTGGTAGAAAGCTCGCCAGCAAACTCTTCTTTTATCATGTTCTTGA TGAGAATGAATTTGAGGACGGTAATCACTTGTATCGATTTCTGGACCACGACCCGATTGTATCAACACAGTGTTACAACATTCCTAGAGGTATTATAGATGTGAAGCCAAAGCCCATAATTGAAATAGCATCGCGATTGAGATTTCTATCCTATGCAATCTTTGATGCTTACACCTCAGAAGATGGAAAGCATGTGGACTATAGAAGTATTCATGGAAGTGAGGAGTTTGCAAG GTATTTGAGAACTGTAGAGGAACTCCAAAGGGTAGAATTGCAGGGCATGCCTAGGGAGGAGAAGCTTGCCTTTTTTATTAACCTCTACAACATGATGGCAATCCATGCTATACTGGTGTGGGGTCATCCGGCTGGAGCACTGGAACGTAAGAAGTTATTTGGAGATTTCAAGTATGTTGTTGGTGGATGCACCTATTCACTTTCTGCCATCCAAAATGGTATTCTTCGGGGCAATCAGCGACCGCCTTACAACCTCATGAAACCGTTTGGTGCCAAAGATAAACGATCCAAG GTGGCTCTTCCATATCCAGAGCCTCTTATTCACTTTGCACTTGTATGTGGCACTCGGTCTGGACCAGCTCTTCAATGCTATTCACCTGGGAATATTGACAAAGAGTTGACGGAGGCAGCTTGCCTTTTCTTAAGAAGTGGGGGATTTTATTACGATCCGAATACCAAGGTTGCCTCTGTCAGCAAGATCCTAAAGTG GTTCCGTGTAGATTTCGGGAAAAACGAGGTGGAAGTGCTTAAGCATGCATCAAACTATCTAGCCTCGCAGGACTCCGAGGCCCTGCTGGAGATGCTTTCGAGCAATCAATTGAAGGTGACATACCAGCCATATGACTGGGGAGCGAATTGCTAA
- the LOC115751472 gene encoding uncharacterized protein LOC115751472 isoform X1, translating to MDKEHSSQDANSPQAEKVRENATGAPSNNDQDKRLEDEAVMHKEDTNREENSSSETEKVEQGGVDNVDKTVQDEPSENIESPNDVKASAKQDDQDEPSKNLEALSDVKTCAKPENDSGKDLSEEVMHKEDTNREENSSSETEKVEEGGVDNVDKTVQDEPSESIEAPNDVKASAKQDDQDEPSKNVEALNDVKTSAKPENDSGKDLSDKLNGQIDAESKAQAEKSDNTHKQYDAGDEKSDDGNLEHRAKEEVSQSMKETDNISEEKEAEPVFDGTEVPGMESIRSTSLRSLDLDPETQGSNWPEKAAAIKNFVMDKSADAVSTVLRRLSGKKGDDEEVATQENKEDGESCQEVKAEEASQKASEKSTWNPLSYFKFTRDADEENKAEQQEVVNDLLQPIVAKGRIILYTRLGCQECKEARLFLYRKRLRYVEINVDVYPSRKLELEKISGSSAVPKVLFNEILIGGLSEMKNLDETGKLKDKIDYLIAEAPSPEAPLPPLSGEDDASNSGAIDELAIVVRKMKESVPVKDRFSKMRRFTSCFLGSEAVNFISEDQYLEREEAIQFGRKLASKLFFYHVLDENEFEDGNHLYRFLDHDPIVSTQCYNIPRGIIDVKPKPIIEIASRLRFLSYAIFDAYTSEDGKHVDYRSIHGSEEFARYLRTVEELQRVELQGMPREEKLAFFINLYNMMAIHAILVWGHPAGALERKKLFGDFKYVVGGCTYSLSAIQNGILRGNQRPPYNLMKPFGAKDKRSKVALPYPEPLIHFALVCGTRSGPALQCYSPGNIDKELTEAACLFLRSGGFYYDPNTKVASVSKILKWFRVDFGKNEVEVLKHASNYLASQDSEALLEMLSSNQLKVTYQPYDWGANC from the exons ATGGACAAGGAACATTCTAGTCAAGATGCTAACTCTCCACAAGCTGAGAAGGTAAGGGAAAATGCAACTGGTGCTCCCAGTAATAATGATCAAGATAAAAGATTAGAGGACGAAGCAGTCATGCACAAGGAAGACACTAATAGGGAAGAAAATAGCTCCTCAGAAACTGAGAAGGTAGAGCAAGGTGGAGTTGATAACGTTGACAAGACGGTTCAAGATGAACCATCAGAAAACATAGAATCTCCGAATGATGTCAAGGCCAGTGCAAAGCAAGATGACCAAGATGAACCGTCAAAAAACCTAGAAGCTCTGAGTGATGTCAAGACCTGTGCCAAGCCAGAAAATGACAGCGGAAAAGACTTGTCTGAAGAAGTCATGCACAAAGAAGACACTAATAGGGAAGAAAATAGCTCCTCAGAAACCGAGAAGGTAGAAGAAGGTGGAGTTGATAATGTTGACAAGACGGTTCAAGATGAACCATCTGAAAGCATAGAAGCTCCGAATGATGTCAAGGCCAGTGCAAAGCAAGATGATCAAGATGAACCATCAAAAAACGTAGAAGCTCTGAATGATGTCAAGACCAGTGCCAAGCCAGAAAATGACAGTGGAAAAGACTTGTCTGACAAGTTGAATGGGCAAATAGATGCAGAATCTAAAGCTCAAGCGGAAAAATCAGATAATACCCATAAACAATATGATGCTGGTGATGAAAAAAGTGACGATGGGAACTTGGAGCACAGGGCTAAGGAAGAAGTAAGCCAATCTATGAAGGAAACTGACAATATCAGCGAGGAAAAGGAAGCTGAGCCCGTTTTTGATGGAACGGAAGTTCCAGGAATGGAAAGTATTAGGTCTACATCTCTCCGCTCTTTGGATCTTGATCCAGAAACTCAGGGAAGCAATTGGCCTGAGAAGGCAGCTGCCATTAAGAACTTTGTCATGGACAAGAGTGCAGATGCAGTCTCCACCGTCTTGCGTCGCCTTTCTGGAAAAAAAGGTGATGATGAGGAAGTCGCTACTCAGGAAAATAAAGAGGATGGAGAGTCCTGCCAAGAAGTTAAAGCTGAAGAAGCTTCTCAAAAAGCATCAGAAAAATCCACATGGAACCCTCTTAGCTATTTCAAGTTTACTAGAGATGCTGATGAAGAAAACAAAGCTGAGCAGCAGGAGGTTGTAAATGACTTGCTGCAACCTATCGTAGCAAAAGGAAGAATCATTCTTTATACAAGACTAGGTTGCCAGGAATGCAAAGAGGCTAGGCTGTTCTTGTACAGAAAGCGGCTTAGGTATGTTGAAATTAATGTCGACGTTTATCCAAGTAGAAAGCTGGAGCTGGAAAAGATTAGTGGTTCTTCAGCTGTTCCAAAGGTCTTATTCAATGAGATACTTATTGGAGGTTTGAGTGAGATGAAAAACTTGGATGAGACTGGCAAGCTCAAGGACAAGATAGATTATCTAATTGCTGAGGCACCATCGCCTGAAGCTCCTTTACCGCCTCTTTCTGGCGAAGACGACGCGTCTAATAGTGGGGCTATTGATGAGCTGGCCATTGTTGTTCGGAAGATGAAAGAATCAGTTCCTGTCAAGGATCGATTCAGTAAAATGCGCAGGTTCACTAGCTGTTTTCTTGGTTCAGAAGCTGTAAATTTCATATCAGAGGACCAATACCTGGAAAGGGAAGAG GCTATTCAATTTGGTAGAAAGCTCGCCAGCAAACTCTTCTTTTATCATGTTCTTGA TGAGAATGAATTTGAGGACGGTAATCACTTGTATCGATTTCTGGACCACGACCCGATTGTATCAACACAGTGTTACAACATTCCTAGAGGTATTATAGATGTGAAGCCAAAGCCCATAATTGAAATAGCATCGCGATTGAGATTTCTATCCTATGCAATCTTTGATGCTTACACCTCAGAAGATGGAAAGCATGTGGACTATAGAAGTATTCATGGAAGTGAGGAGTTTGCAAG GTATTTGAGAACTGTAGAGGAACTCCAAAGGGTAGAATTGCAGGGCATGCCTAGGGAGGAGAAGCTTGCCTTTTTTATTAACCTCTACAACATGATGGCAATCCATGCTATACTGGTGTGGGGTCATCCGGCTGGAGCACTGGAACGTAAGAAGTTATTTGGAGATTTCAAGTATGTTGTTGGTGGATGCACCTATTCACTTTCTGCCATCCAAAATGGTATTCTTCGGGGCAATCAGCGACCGCCTTACAACCTCATGAAACCGTTTGGTGCCAAAGATAAACGATCCAAG GTGGCTCTTCCATATCCAGAGCCTCTTATTCACTTTGCACTTGTATGTGGCACTCGGTCTGGACCAGCTCTTCAATGCTATTCACCTGGGAATATTGACAAAGAGTTGACGGAGGCAGCTTGCCTTTTCTTAAGAAGTGGGGGATTTTATTACGATCCGAATACCAAGGTTGCCTCTGTCAGCAAGATCCTAAAGTG GTTCCGTGTAGATTTCGGGAAAAACGAGGTGGAAGTGCTTAAGCATGCATCAAACTATCTAGCCTCGCAGGACTCCGAGGCCCTGCTGGAGATGCTTTCGAGCAATCAATTGAAGGTGACATACCAGCCATATGACTGGGGAGCGAATTGCTAA